A stretch of DNA from Odontesthes bonariensis isolate fOdoBon6 chromosome 2, fOdoBon6.hap1, whole genome shotgun sequence:
ctctaagctacttaaattgacaacaaagtaggcctatatgctatattctgcattaatttttatgttgtagagttgtgaatttattttaataatggagaaattgagcagccttgttttgttgtctacagtagtagatcaaccctcatcttacattgaagctcccagatcaaggaagtgacgttgacgcagctttagcagcagagaagctatcaggcttgtgttgataataataaactcctggactatgtacaaacttccaaatgcatcgttttgtgagtacagaccatatttgtcttactgtagaagtttggtgtcatggcatgtgattttagtgtggtaattttggagatactgccagagataccttgtactaagctattcgggataactcagtaactcggctgatgttcagccaatatcggaaaaacttcgggtgggctacttggctggatgtcacggttcaaatgaccctagggtgaatctactccgaaacactttctaaggctgcatcgaacggtaacgttgtgtccactgtcatgttggattaacactctacaagtttcggtgtagcgcataaacgtcgtcatcgtcttgctgcccctccccgttctgtgattggttcccaaactctgacaaaaataagggcggtggtttccaggctgactttgcagtgagaatgaaatcgagcgcaaagcagcatgggaattcccaggctaagtgtttgtgttcatatttgaaaaaacccatccatccattttctgtaggtcagtagaaagacttgtgtcaagaaaaaaatgctgctgtgagccatttggatggttcccctattgtgacgtcacaaCAGGGGAATTTGCATTTACCTGTCGAGTCCCTACCCACTACATTAGTTGAAGATCCGCCATCTTGTATCGAGCATATGAGCGCAATGGCtgcatggatggatagatggatggatggatactttattgatcccgaaggaaattcaagcatccagtagcaagacataataaagcaatacaaaTGTTTACACAAttctaaacactttaaaaacaatctaagacttaaaaaaaaacagtttaaaaatacactctcagaaaataaaatacagaattGTACATTTAGGGGtatgatggcttgtcactggggcagtaccctcagaaggtatagttttgtacccttatactgaagtagcttaacacagactgtctattgtaccccagcatgtagaaaaaaaaggtacatttttccctcagtgcagccatgacgtttggactaaaatccattcacacatctgattccaacacaacagacatttgaaagagtttcacagcttgaagttgagcctcgtgcccttttagtgttggaacagccttaactttcagcttcagtcatgagcatcatacaactgtctgggaagtacagggaacaactccaaacctttttcagactgcgttaaaagATTTccgggtctttggggaagatgataagagtcaactttccctcgtaaccaaacacacattttcttcaaaaatatcagtgtagcaagaacaggaaaagcatgagaaaagttaacatctgacctttaatgaaatgcagaacaatgaaatacagacgagtgtaaagctcgacttcacatcaaactgaaatgaaatattgcttcttcagatgtttacataaatacccacagctggtgcaaagctactttgtggatcttaactttaaacaaaacaaatatgttcagtataacagaataaacacgtttctactttcaaacagactgcattttgttctgtccatcaaatcacaattgatgccatgtttgtcttgaacgtcgggagatccgtcgccagttaaagcaatcccaacaaattataaagcactttcaatggttcttcaaacatgtgctccccacagaacattcagtaCTAAAGTCCTAAaaagagaaggtggtaatccacaaagaagatttttaatctgaacaaatgcaaggcttctgattggtgattctgattcctgttgctgctctcaggtgaatgtttgcttatctgccgtaaaaattgttgttgatttaagccaatcatttatctcctgtgtgactacgttggtgtttctttagactacttaatgtagtgaaagctgccccacactgaccacagctgtaaggcttctctcctgtgtgaatacgttggtgtgtctttcgataagataatgtagtgaaagctgccccacactggccacagctataaggcttctctcctgtgtgaatacgttggtgcgtctttagactacctaatgtagtgaaagctgccccacactcaccacagctgaaaggtttctctcctgagtgaatacgttggtgtgtctttagataagataatgtagtgaaagctgccccacactgaccacagctgaaaggtttctctcctgtgtgactacgttggtgcgtctttagactacctaattgagtgaaagcggccccacactgaccacagctgaaaggcttctctcctgtgtgaatacgttggtgcgtctttagactatctaattgagtgaaagctgccccacactgaccacagatgaaaggtttctctcctgtgtgactacgttggtgtctctttagactacctaatctagtaaaagctgccccacactgaccacagctgaaaggtttctctcctgagtgaatacgttggtgtgtctttagactacctaatgtagtgaaagctgcctcacactgaccacagctgaacggcttctctcctgtgtgactaagttggtgtgtctttagattagctaatgcagtgaaagctgccccacactggtcacagctgtatggcttctctcctgtatgaatatgttggtgcgtctttagactacctaatgtagtgaaagctgccccacactgaccacagctgaacggcttctctcctgtgtgactacgttggtgtgtctttagattagctaatgcagtgaaagctgccccacactggtcacagctgtatggcttctctccagtatgaagcttctgatgatacctcagatttgatcgtttgataactttcccacagtccttacagcagtgccatctggatccctcttgggctccatgtttctgcaatgacagagaggaagaagacttagatccttttgaagttcacacaaaagatttatctaagctaacctacgctaaccaacatattctaactggacctggacagaccgagccacacaggtctcaatatctcagatcaaatgtgaacgctgagggtgcgtttataagtgccctcagctatcagcactgtgctctgatgtgttctgcacacattcagctttttgctcttttactaattctttttgtcataatgaaactctgaaaaagaacttgagctacaatatttctaaatgatggaaggaaccagagtcttgtccaagttgttcacttaaacaccatgttgaggttgggctgaaaaaggttgatgactactggtttaaaggaataaaagtgatagcggtggtaatacatgacattctttacactaaccttctgttccagcttacaactcagaggtctgcagccattcagctcaacagccatcagggaaacacagtccgttttaactcaacctttgtttctctttgttaaaacaactctacaaacctgtcatctaaccattaaagTGGAAATGAAGCAGTGACATAACACAGATGACAAAATAATCAGTGAACTAAAACGTCAAATTAACGAATTACAAAAACTCCGAAATAAAAGCCGTTATTCAGAATAAAGCACTAACAATTTTTAGTACTGTATGTGCTTTCAACCTGTGCGCCACCATTGTTGCTATGACGTCACGAGAATGGTTGCGAAAACATTCTAATACTGTCAACATTAAATACACATAGGAAGGAACCATAATATACCGCCAAAATGAATGGAGAATGGGAGTGTGATGAATGCGACAGGCCAACAAATGGCGATAAACATCCTATAGCCTATGCTTTCGAGCCTGTGAGAGAAGAGGGAGCTGTGGTGGCAACCTACGCCGAGTCAGAGGAGTATGATGATGAGGAAGACGAACCGTGGGACCACCAAGATCGGGTTGGAAACATAGCGTGGTGTCAGCCTATGTGTGGGGCTTGCATACCAATGGACACGAATGCAGAAAGTGTCTGCTGCCAGGAGTTGAGGCTTAATCATTTAACCCAAGGCCAGTGCATCTCCCAAAACCAACACTTCAAGATGTTGTGTCTGGAGAGAGAGGTGTTGGATGTCTCGATCCTATTACTCAAAGACATCAGAGCTGACACGCTGGAGCGACCAATAAACAGCAGGTAGGCCTTATAATCCATTTTTCACAACTGATCAGCATACCGACACATCGTCTACACTACAGCTACAAAAACAACCTACACGAAGTTCCCCTCAACCAATAAGCCAGCTTAGCAGTCGGACATCTCAAAGCAGCTAGTTACTACCCTCTGCTAACACTTTGCGCATACCGGTAACTGCAATAATCGGCTAATCTTTCGGGCAAACATACCTGTCAACAATGCATTTTCACGTAGTATGTTGAGTTGAGAATCAATCATTTGCTGATAGCGTTGCATTTGGATGGGAATGCCCGAGATATACATTTCCTCATCCATTCTTGGCATATAGGAACTGCAGAAGCCGTCACCTCATATAGCGAAGCGCTGAAAAGATGTGGCGCAACGCAAGTGCTTGACACACCCACTCCTCTAACAGTCTGCATTGTAGCCCccgcaacaataataataaccacGATGGCATCTTCTATTATGTGTATTTCCACATAGCCTACCTTATGCTGATATCGTCGCTGTCCAACAGCAATCTGGTATCTCCacttgtcattgttttttacatattcatttataaatcactattttctaaatacataATAATGTCAACATTAAAGTTAGTTAGGCTATTAAAGAATGTATCATACATATACTCATGGAGACTGACCAGTAgtactgataaatattttatgatAAATAGagaatgaatataaaataattaaaaaaatagtgGAGATACAAGGTTTCTGCTGTACAGCGACAATATACTAATTGTACCTTCTTCCCCCCAGTCTTTACAGGCTTACAGCATACAGACAATTCAGCCTTTGGTCCAGGGGTTACCTGGgacggaggaacagggttccaTTACCAGCCTGTGTCGTGAATTCCATCAGGACTGTCTACCCATCTCCTCAATACTGTGGATTTGAGTATTGCAACTTGTAGAAAACACATGTCCATTACAAATTAAAAACtacaataaacaaataaataaaaatatgcatacaaatgtaatGCTGTGAATAACAACAAGTATTTTATTAATTGCCAACCAATCAATTCATTGTTTTAACAGTTTACATGTATTAGTAattcatatttatatatttgtatatatacagtatttatCTGTCTCATATTTGTAATTTCTTTTTATCAGCACAAGATACTATGaacaattctttaaaaaaaaaaaaaaaaaaaaaaaaaaaaaaaaaaaaaaaaaaatcaccctaAATGGCCATACACTATTACAATAATACACTCTACATGACTCTTTCTTACAAGCCTCTCCTACACCTCTGGATTTAGGTTTTTGGGAAATCTGGTGTGCTGACACAGACACTTCCTTTTCTGGTCTGTCAATCCCTCTGTGTTCAGCAATGGTCTTCATTTTCCCTTTTGGACATTCCCTCAGTGCTTGACGGATAGAGACAGCCTCACATCTTCTCAGATCTCCTGCCACGATGTCCATTCGAAAGCTGTGGTCTTTCACCACCTTCACAGGAGCCACCACATGCCGATTTGCAGCCTTTGAGAAGTAGTGCTTCATTTGCTTTTCTCCATCACTTTTAGTAGCATTCTCCCGGACCACGTTGTTGTTATGGTCCAGTGCAGCCACACGGAGTCGGGCCTGAAAGCTATCTTTCAAAAACTTTTTCCGCTTTGTTGCGTACTTCGTGTAGACGGAGTGTAGGCACTCGAGTCTTCCTGTATGGATGCCCTCTGTGACGTGCTCGAGCTTTTTCAGCAGATATTTGTCCAGCACTACACTCTGGAGGCGTTCAAATGCAGCAGAGCGGGGGTTGAGCCATGGCCGTTTCCTCTCATCTTCTGCAGTGTACGGTGGGTGGTCACATCTCCTCATTGTCTCCCCTGATGTCCAGCAGTGGACATTGGTGATGTGGTGCAGCACAGACATCCACTTTTCCTTGAGATTGGTGGCACTTCCGTTGCATGTCATGGCACAGTACCACAAGTGATTCGTAATCATCTTCGCCCACTGGAGAAGCTGCTCGTCCTGGCACTTAAGCAGTCTCTTTTTCAAGTTTTTTGCAATGTGCCACAAGTCGAATTGGTGTTTGATGCCACCATACTCCTCCCGCATCACTTTTTGGACTGATGGATGGCAATCTGTTGCCAAGACTGAGATCGAAATGCCATGCTCCATGAGCTTGGTAAGGCATCGGTGTAGTCCCTCCACCTCAAGCCAGTAACTGTTTTTTACTTCAGTGACATTTACAGTCTCCTGAGCCACGACTACCCCAGACTTTGTGTCAATGAGGGAGTATGTGCCATACGATGCATTATGACCTGGGCTGTCGTAGCGCGAATCTCCTGACACCACCAAGGGCTCCTCACTCACTGTGCTCATCACTGCCTCGTTGTGTAAGCACCATGCATCATTGACAACTGGGATGACATAGGCTTTTTGGATATTAAACCACTGCCTCTTTGAGAGGCTATCCAACTCAAGTGCCTCGCAGACCTCCGTGAATGGAGTGCATTCGTTCCCAGTGACAAATACAGCTGTGGGGATGGCGACATTGCATTGCATACCACCTCTCACAAGTGGTTGGGAAGTCCAGTTGTATGTGTGGCCATCAATGCACTCTGTTTCTATTCGCATTCCAAACCCACTTTTGCGAACTACTGGTGGTTGCACTAAACACTTCCCACAATTCTCCCAGTGGCACACATTAAACAGCTTCAAAAGATGTTCAGTTGAAACGATGCTCTTTCGGCCACTGGAAACATTGacctcctcatcctcttcaTCGACAAAACTCACTTCTGTCTCTTCTTCACTCAGTGGAAACTCAAAGTCATCTACACTCATGTCTTCAGCACTATCTTCATGGACTGACTCCTCACTCATTGAAGACAAGAATGATGCTGCACTTTGTTGTGGAGATGACGCCCTTGGCGTTGCGATCTTCTCCAGGCTGAAATCTTCCAGGAATGTGCTGTAGGAGTGGTCATTAATGACACTTTGCATGTTGTAAATGTCATCCGTCATGGTTCCCTCACTTCTGTATTCCACTAGCACTAGATCAGTCTGGGTGCTGGCGTCCACTTTtctgctgatgctgctgctgccgccgtTGCCCTGACTTCTTGGTCCCTCCACCAATGTTGCcatcatcttaaaaaaaaaaaaaaacacacacacacacacacacacacacacacaaacagaatagATTTGAACCAGGTAAAGgtaatatacatatacatatatacacacactacaTTATATATAATACTATACACACAATTGTGTTGCCTTCTATGACAATGGTAATAAAACTCTTGCAACTATTGTATaaattaaatgactttgtttttctggatTATACATTTAAAAAGCCTTGCTTGTACATTAATTTTCCATTGTTGGTGATCACTTCATTAACACAGGTGTGGCAATAGCTGTGGTTGTACCACCAGGCTTCTATGAAATAGTGTGTGTCCTGAgttggcaatgttttttatttttctagatTTCTGTTCATGTCACAAGAGGGCACAAGAGCACACAGAATGACAGGTATATTGCCTTTTGATCGATTTGACTTGCCGTAGCCTGGTATTTGGGCTCCAGTCCATTATCCAAACTCCTGTCTTCCCTTGTGCTTGTGCCCTTGTGATGACGCCATTGACGATATAAGTTTAATTCAATATCTCACACAAGTACGATTCAAAGGTCAATTTCTTATTTGCAATCGCGGTGTTGAATGAAAAAATACACCCCAACAGTTATTGTGGCTAGGCTGACAACGTGGAAACTTAATTGTTTTCTCCACGGAGGCGGGGTGCACGAGTGCGTAAGCGAAAGTCAAGTACGGGAGTTTGGATATTGGAGTGTTATCTTGGTGCGTGCGTAACTATTCATCACCAGTGCGAGCCCAGCGGTTGTGATGAGCATCTACACTTGTTTGTTATCTCAATAACTAAGCCGCTACATGGCTAAATGAAGAGCtcttctccatctctttcttcTGAATGCACTATGATGACGGGCCGATTCTAAGGTAAATATTTGCAATCCAAACAATCAACTCATGTATAGCCTTTATCCCTTATAGCTAACTGTATGACGTAAACAACACAATTCCCCGAATTCACCCATCTCTCAGATGCGCGACAGTGAAACGCGTTTGGTTTGACTCGGAAACTTGGCCGAATAACAAATGTGTATTGTTTCATATCGTTTTTCAAGTCGGTAGAATAGCTTACCTCTCTTTCCTCTGCCTGGCCAGCGCGTTTCTGTGCTCGGTCTCTGCGCCCAAGGGCAGAGTCTGACAGCTCAGATGTTGTGGGTATGTCCGTCTCTCCAACACTGTATCCACTGAAGTCGAAAACTGATGGCACAGCATCTGGTTTTAGACGACTGGTGGGACGCCAAACAAACTGCCCATCATCCGTAAAGGATCCCTCTTTTATGTAATCACTTTCTAAGAAATGCTCACTGCAGACCCGCTGTACAGTTCCTTTAGGTGGGTGCAGGCGTTTCAGTGCTGCCAGCCATCTCTTCATCACCTCAGATTTCTTAGGAATGACGTGAAAATGAATTTCATTCCCACTGGCTTTAGCCCTGTAATATTCATTGGAGCATCCGGGGGCGATACAAAAAGACCCCCCCACCTTACGAGAAACACCTGTCATATTTATTTGTTGGTTGCCGCGATACACAATACAAGCTAACGGTAAGCTAATAGCAAGCTGTGAGCTAAACCATGCTCGTGACGTAAGCAAAGAACATGGCTGCGCCCTTGTGGCCAAAGTCAGtattaaaatataatttttctAGCGAAACTATATGAATTTGTGATTTACTGAATGGCCTctcattttttaaaacaaataagcCTCTGAAAATGCTGCCATGTGCCACTGCTTCATATCCCCTTTAAAGACCCAGAATATTACCACCACCACGTTCAATTCATGTAACCCAGAGActttaaaagacaaataatgaagattagctcctgaacttctcaaatctgcagactgagagccagaaaacgtcccaccacaacaatctacccgctgattttcttccagcagatcattcagcctgcagcacatgttgagtctgagcacatctggatctgcagctcagagagaggagatgaaaccaggaaacactttgctgtttttaaaccaggaaaaacacaaactgagctgatggaacatttattaagtgactctaatattgatatacttggaatatctgaaagttggttgacacattcatcatcatctacagcagctaccagcattccaggatataatgtatttagaaaggctcgagaagcagggcgaggtgggggagtattaatctatagccgctttcggacagaccgttctaagaaagtagttatcagaactaccctcctcgattttcgttctgataactatccttccccagcggaactgtttcagtctgcattcgcacatgagtcgggacctgatagggactgatgcgccgcgcgcagccgtctgcttcagtgacgtgttagccgttagccgtttagcgctacattcaaacacaaaacaaaacggtaaaagtaaggagagtagaaaaaacaccaccaagaagctaatatggagagcggggaggccactgtgtttatggtctgcatgatggtgatattaatcatggacaatcacatcaggcgtctaatatcgaggctggaaaagctcacagagagagtcaggagacgatactttttcatttcatgaaggaagaaaggagagcagagcgctgcagacaaatgagaccagtgtaagtttaacttgttgtgtctgtgtctatgaggaaacatttcagccgtgatagcatgacatggggcgtagctaccgacccccacacacctccgttagattagttctataagaactatgaaaagacccgacctcggagaaggagctaaatagttataggaactaagggagatagccccgagttcctgtatgtccgaacacgggagaaaacggccccgcggattaaaaggttattagaactgccaaaggttcctacagtccgaaagcggctattgtcagagagaagtttcaacaTGAACTAATAAGGTGGCCTAAAGACATTAATGCTGAGTGTATTGGTCtaaatgcatcactctgctctgcaatgtcttttactgtgatttgtgtggatccacctcagcaaaggatgtgttttatgatcatcttcagacaatcttaaatcactgcaactcgaataaggaaatcatcctactcgctgattttaaCATCAACTGGAacatcaagtcaggaaaaaaaacttaaacagctgatggatgagtacAATTTGACTAAttggggtgggacgatatgctttggtcacgattcgattgtatcacgattcttgataattgtgattctacaagtattgcgattcgatataatcagtaggggtgggaattttgttttgttttttctttgttccaaAGGCATCTGGttcatacccaaaagccagcaacaCTTCCTGAATAAGGATATCCAAAATCTAGAAGgtctaatattctggaaaataacgacattgaggctagctcagataactttattaaaaaagtcaatgatattataacgcacttcacaaaaaaaaaaaaaaaggtaaatccaagcaacatagaaataatctgttctggttgaacaatgaaattataaaataaatgaaaaatagagataaagtcttaaggatgacccgtaaggtgaaagcagattctatattgaggccatgaatggggcaaatggtaattaaaagctaatatggaCTTACTAGTGACCTTTTAAAGACCAATAAACAGGCTCTTGCTGGCCCAGTTGCACATCTTGTAAATCTATTCATAAAACAAGGAACGGTACCATCGACATGGAAGATTGCTCGGGTCAGCCCCGTCTTTAAGGCTGACAAAATCTATCGACCCATAAGTATTTTACCTAGAATTTCCAAAGTAGCGGAGAAATGGGTTACCACAGAACTGACTGAAATTTCATTAATCAGAGACAGCTCCCTGTTATTTCCTAGAAAACTTAAAGAGCTTGTTGGATCAGGGTggctttgtagctgctgtatttcttcatttaaagcgtgcttttgacaccattgatcatgatgtacTTATTGGTAGACGTGGGAGGGACCGCTGGCAAGCTGCTGCTTTATTTTAAGTCTAGTTTTAACGTTGGATTTTAAACCCATCTGCTAGAATCGGCTTGCTTGAGAAGGTCCAGAATGTGGGACCCAGCACTCTGCGACACCGAATCAGTAGCCAACAGTCTCTACCCGTTTGCTGCCACTGCCTCGCCACTCGTTAGCCAGCAGCTAGCTAGTCCCGTACAGGGCTCACCTGTACGGGACTCCTGTGGCTGGATAAGTCTGTACTGGTGCGCCCCTCGAAGCACACCGGTTTGGGCCGGTCCGTTGCCAGCCGGCTCTCCTGGGAGCCCGCCTGCTCCTGTGGATTGCTGTCAGTGCGGGGGACGCCGCCTCCCTGTAACACCGACAGTGTCCACCTGCCGGCCGCCTAGCCTGCTGCTAATCCCCAACGCCGCCCCCCGTTTCCAGCGAAGCTACAACCAGCACGCCCCACTCCTCTGCCTCCgctgcgctggctctgtggcttCACCATCCACCATTGGATTACGTTGCTGCCGATCTCACACCATGTGGATTTTTAATCTGTTCCTCTGGATTGCGCTGTGTTTGGCTCTGGCGAGCGCATCTCCGACCCCCCCACCCCAGCTTgtatcccatcactacattCTCAAACGACCAAGATACATCCACCGAGGCTCTGGACGGAACTTTCACTACACTCAACACAACAGCAATACAAACATTCGCTCCTTCTGGTCTACTAGGCTCCGCCCCCTTCCCAGCACTGTACGTGTTGCCACATGCTGCATGTATACCAAGAgtgacctacgctacctgagcgccggaaatcattatttctctatggagggtcaGCGAACTGGGCGACCAGAGTGGATTCGCCAGGGGCGAAGAGaactgagcgaccagagcggattccagcgattaaactcaagctaatattatggtaatgagctatgacgcggttcggcgaaaaccaatgacaatccacagattgtaggggtccgacaatatgcggggttcgcggaaacagacgtgtaaactttggttcctatccaaacaatagtcgtttaatcctgagactgttgcaattgccgtgtcaagtgcttcaatacaatagtgtagtaaccccacgcatacctttctcactgcaattaagttttattttggattttattttgaatttagtttctttttcacagctgcctctgctattcctgctcttctcaggtgtacctaatgtagttttacatattttgtaacgtgatgtatatcttgtataacaaattgtaaataacaacatgtttattcgtgtccctgccctctctggttctgctcctatttcaacttttcaaatagtgccctctgctggatgaaatCATACCTCTCGCACAGGAAACAGGCAGTTCAAATTGGTGATTTGCAATCTTCATACCTCACTTCTTCGGCTGGAGTACCACAGGGCTCAATATTgggtcctgttttattcagcctaAATGTCCATAACTTACCACATGTCTGTAGAAATTAGAGGTGCACCGAAATGAAAATTTGTGGCCGAAACCGAATATTACAGTTCAGTTATCAA
This window harbors:
- the LOC142387547 gene encoding uncharacterized protein LOC142387547; translated protein: MEQQEQKQELKQELKQELEQNQEQNQEQNQEQNQELKQELKQELEQELELNQELNQELNQELKQNQEQELKQEQYQELNRELKQEQNQELNQELNQELNQEQSQEQSQEQSQEQSQEQSQEQSQEQNQEQNQEQELKQEQYQELNRELKQEQNQELNQELNQEQSQEQSQEQSQEQSQEQSQEQNQEQNQEQELKQEQYQELKQEQSQEQSQEQSQEQSQEQSQEQEQYQELNRELKQEQNQELNQEQSQEQSQEQNQEQNQEQELKQELNQEQNQEQNQEQELKQELNQEQNQEQNQEQNQGLNQELKQELKQEQNQEQNQEQNQEQNQEQNQEQELNQELNQELNQELNQELNQELNQEQNPSTRKRARSSSGSPGPQMMATLVEGPRSQGNGGSSSISRKVDASTQTDLVLVEYRSEGTMTDDIYNMQSVINDHSYSTFLEDFSLEKIATPRASSPQQSAASFLSSMSEESVHEDSAEDMSVDDFEFPLSEEETEVSFVDEEDEEVNVSSGRKSIVSTEHLLKLFNVCHWENCGKCLVQPPVVRKSGFGMRIETECIDGHTYNWTSQPLVRGGMQCNVAIPTAVFVTGNECTPFTEVCEALELDSLSKRQWFNIQKAYVIPVVNDAWCLHNEAVMSTVSEEPLVVSGDSRYDSPGHNASYGTYSLIDTKSGVVVAQETVNVTEVKNSYWLEVEGLHRCLTKLMEHGISISVLATDCHPSVQKVMREEYGGIKHQFDLWHIAKNLKKRLLKCQDEQLLQWAKMITNHLWYCAMTCNGSATNLKEKWMSVLHHITNVHCWTSGETMRRCDHPPYTAEDERKRPWLNPRSAAFERLQSVVLDKYLLKKLEHVTEGIHTGRLECLHSVYTKYATKRKKFLKDSFQARLRVAALDHNNNVVRENATKSDGEKQMKHYFSKAANRHVVAPVKVVKDHSFRMDIVAGDLRRCEAVSIRQALRECPKGKMKTIAEHRGIDRPEKEVSVSAHQISQKPKSRGVGEACKKESCRVYYCNSVWPFRVTPGPKAELSVCCKPVKTGGKKRFAI